One Pagrus major chromosome 11, Pma_NU_1.0 genomic region harbors:
- the LOC141004960 gene encoding zinc-binding protein A33-like, which translates to MAAAAAVASSSKGSLREDLTCAICCDLFREPVMLACMHHFCKPCISRYWRGTQGPVTCPQCRKEFSSKQFQTNYLVTAMVEKVRATTSDTYIKNLEKQLRETLESHRLRKEDFINSIRRDKDKMETIKKIGADLQTRVKGEFQALHQILQDEETCVLEQLRREQEEELEKVQHHLEAVELVVRELEDNIRTLRQASANTEGTVLTEVPQLRPCMLMDTAPEFDINAFSNKYLAPLQYITWRKMFKSLKPGPSPLTFDIDTAHPSIHISRDKTVAVECDAVVPYSDHNKRFLQCVNILAAQGFQSGRHYWEVEVGSKPKWDLGVASEAIDRHARIKLSPESGYWTLRLRNGNEYSAGTQPWTRLQLASSPQRLGMFLDCEERRVSFYNADDMSLLYSFTNGPRGKVFPFFSPCISGSSQRPQPIKLLHYPAVALSG; encoded by the exons AtggccgctgctgctgccgttgCTTCATCCTCCAAAGGCAGTCTGAGAGAGGACCTGACATGTGCCATATGCTGCGATCTGTTCAGGGAGCCTGTCATGTTAGCCTGTATGCACCACTTCTGTAAACCCTGCATCTCCAGGTACTGGAGGGGGACTCAGGGCCCTGTGACCTGCCCTCAGTGTCGCAAGGAGTTCAGCTCCAAGCAGTTTCAAACCAACTACCTCGTGACAGCCATGGTGGAGAAGGTCAGGGCCACAACCTCGGACACTTACATCAAGAACCTAGAG aaacaactgagagagacattGGAGAGCCATCGCCTGAGGAAGGAGGACTTCATTAACAGCATTcgcagagacaaagacaagatgGAGACCATAAAG AAAATCGGAGCAGATCTGCAGACTCGTGTCAAAGGGGAATTCCAAGCTCTCCATCAGATCTTGCAGGACGAGGAGACCTGCGTgctggagcagctgaggagagagcaggaggaagagctGGAGAAAGTTCAGCACCACCTGGAGGCCGTCGAGCTGGTTGTGAGGGAGCTCGAGGACAATATCAGAACGCTACGGCAGGCAAGTGCCAACACTGAGGGCACCGTACTGACTGAG GTCCCACAGCTGAG ACCGTGCATGCTGATGGATACTGCCCCGGAGTTTGATATCAATGCTTTCAGCAACAAATACTTGGCCCCGTTACAGTACATCACATGGAGAAAGATGTTCAAGTCCTTGAAACCAG GTCCTTCCCCATTAACGTTCGATATCGACACAGCGCACCCGAGCATCCACATCTCCAGGGACAAAACTGTGGCAGTCGAATGTGACGCTGTGGTCCCATATTCGGACCACAACAAGCGTTTCCTCCAGTGTGTCAACATCCTGGCTGCCCAGGGCTTCCAGTCTGGTCGACACTACTGGGAGGTAGAAGTAGGCTCCAAACCCAAGTGGGACCTGGGCGTCGCCTCTGAGGCCATAGACAGGCACGCTCGGATTAAGCTGAGCCCTGAAAGTGGCTACTGGACGCTGCGGTTGCGCAATGGGAACGAGTACTCGGCTGGCACGCAGCCCTGGACCAGGCTGCAGCTCGCCTCCTCCCCTCAAAGGCTCGGCATGTTCTTAGACTGCGAGGAGAGAAGAGTGTCCTTCTACAACGCCGACGACATGAGTCTGCTCTACTCATTCACCAACGGGCCGAGAGGCAAGGTGTTCCCCTTCTTCAGCCCATGCATCAGTGGGAGCAGTCAGAGACCTCAGCCCATCAAACTCCTCCACTACCCTGCTGTGGCTCTGTCGGGCTAA